A region of the Anolis carolinensis isolate JA03-04 chromosome 1, rAnoCar3.1.pri, whole genome shotgun sequence genome:
cctgcctacttcctgcttcggagggggaatcctttgttgggagatgttagctggccctcagtacatcatgtctggaattccctgattgctcagtgctgttctttagttaactgtcctgatttcacagattttttaaacactgggagccacattttcttcattcaaggcaggcaggaaccatccaggctttgaagctacaaggctactcagtgccaattccaacattcacacttgcctaaagcagacaacagttctttcttccaccctggtcactccacagatatataaatcccacttgctttcgttacaacacgtttcacaatctctgaggatgcctgccatacatacaaggtaaaacatcaggagagaatacatttcgaacatgaccaggcagaccacagaactcagagcaacccaatacaaagagaaacaaaaataataaaatacacacaaaaataaaatacaataatactattaaaaagcataaataaaaataatataataaaataataaaatataatacatacaaataataaaaaacaaataagaataaaaaataaaatacatacaaataatacaataaaaataataaaaaacactaaaaataattaaaaacactaaaaaaatcatacaataaaatactataataacagaaaataactaaaaataataaaataaaataataaaatataataaataaaaagataagttacaataacattaatttaaaaaatacaaataatgtcaaataaaaattccacaacaatttttaaccaataccaccaccactttgccacagcaacgcgtggccgggcacagctagtatgctataaaataaaataataataattttatttatagcccgccctatctccccaaggcgaCTTATGTGATTTATGGTTGAAAGTCCTTTTCATAGCCTCCTTCTGTTCTACTTGCAAGACGTTtcggaaggattttttttttgtagattgtattgaagatatttcatttttttatacaCAGTCTGTGTTCCATAGACCTTTTTCTGTTCCTCTCTTCTAGGTCGTGAACAGTTTCATGGCCTTGGGTCCATGTATTGCCGAGGAGCAGCAGCTGTCATTCTCACCTACGATGTCACTAATTTGCAGAGCATGATGGAACTGGAGGACAGGTTTCTGGCATTAACAGACACGGCGAGTACAGACTGCATCTTTGCTATTGTTGGGAACAAAGTGGACCTCACAGATACGTGTGCCTTTCTCCACGAAACAGAGGATAATAATCCGTCAGAGAAACCTAACAACGGTTTAATGTCTACAAAGATGAAAAAACAAGTTCATGTGGAAGATGCCATTGCACTTTATAAGAAGATCCtaaaatacaaaatgttggatgaAAAGAATGTCCCAGCAGCAGAAAAAATGTGCTTCGAAACCAGTGCAAAAACAGGCTATAAAGTAGATTGCCTCTTTGAAACTGTATTTGAGATGGTGGTGCCAGTAATTTTGCAGCATAAAGCTGAAGGTTTGCCACAAACTATTGATTTAAATAGTTACAAGACAACAAAAAGCACACAGTTTGTCTGCTGCAGATAAAAAAATGAATGTGATtgattcaaattaatttgaagagAATAATCATTGAAGTTGGTGAAGGCTACAATGCAAGAATGTCAAGGTCAATTAGACAAATTACATTTTTTTAGATCTATGACACTGAACAGAGACAAAGCTTTAGGTGATTGGGAGCTTGGAGCAAGGTTTGATTTTAAAGCAAATCATCCATACATGGTGCCTTAAAACAAGTTCATTGTGATTTCTCCCCATTAAAGGTGTGTTTCTTCTCTCTGATGATCTTCATGTCCACTTTCTCTATTTGAAATAGCATGTtgctatttttctattttttaaaaatatcaagtaAGAGCTGTTATTTAGAAGTactttttaagaaagaaaagttTCATATAGAGTGTGTCTGCCCAACAAAAAGTAATTTACCCCAGACTAATACCACTTCTACTATAAACAAATATGTCCCTTTGCCTTTGAGAAGGAGAAAGCACGGAGCAATATCATAAAGGCACTAAATATTTTATCCACTGTTAATTTAACTAGAAATATGTTTGTTGTTAGgtgaaaaatctatttttatttctgtgacCATAGAATGGACATAAGGAGAAGAAAATTCGTAATGTTGACTGGAAATTGTTCAGCTTTAATCTGTgctgttggctttttttttttacttgattgCCATAATTGCTTTTATGTAGCAAAGTGGAAACTGTAATTACTGTAATGAGAATTTATTGGCTTAAAGCAGACCAGAATTCTAGAATTGAAAGGAATCCCAAAGGTCATGTTGTCCAGCCCCTGGAAAGGTGGAAaattcacaatcaaagcacctctgagaGGTGGACATCTACCCTCTGGTTAAAAATATACACTGAAGAGAATCCACCACCTTCTATGCTAATCTATTCCACTATCAACCCACTCCTAATGttacaaagttcttcctaatgaaatCATACCTTCTGTCTTAAGTTTAAATCCCATGTATTGGTGAGGGAAATTCATTTTGTACATACATACCCAATGGCATTATTGTAGATATTTGTTCACAACTGAGTATTGGTCCTTGAAACTGATTCTAAGACAGGATCAAATTAAGGCTTAGATGAACCTTGGGGCCTGTGTTATGATAGACAACAAATAAATTATGGCAGTAACTAGGATATTGATGGGGAACATGCAAAAGCCGTATTGCCACATAGTTCTTCTCAAATTGAAATATTTTCCATTTaaggagttgttttttttaaaaaaaacaattgaatTATCTTGATTGTGGAGGTACTGATTTATATCTTTGAATGGGTAGTTTACAGCCACTGTCCAAAGAGGCCAGGAAAtcaaatacagtatataattacatttttttaaagctcaGAATCTGTTCTTAGTGCTGAGAGCATGCTACAAAAAAAACTTCCTTATTGCTATCTAAGGCTTTCCATATCACTTGGTCAGATATTCTAATGCAATTCAGGCAAAGAGAAGAGAAGCCATGTATCTCTCAATGAACTAGAGAAATGTGATCTGAATAACTTTTGTTGTTATCTGCTTTCAGATTATTTGtgatttatggtaaccctatCACAGAGtgttattggcaagatttatttggagGAGGTGCTTTTGTCTCTTTGCAAGGCTGAAAGAGTATAACTTGTCCAAGGTCCTGTAGGGGGTTTCcatggcttttttgtgtgtgtcaggagccacttgagaaactgcaagtcactatgGTGTGAATGGtgattccatggctgaatggtgaTTTCCAGATTCATAGTCCAATGCCcataccactacaccatgttgtctCTTGTAGAAGTACAATTAGTAATTAGTGCAATTGAGGTGATCCAGTGACTTTCCTAATGATGACTGAACTCTTTCTTCTAACAATTGCCCCGTAGTAGACGTTGGGGAACTGAACCTCCACATCTACCACCAGAAAACACAACTTTTTCCCAACTGCctatttttttccacacttttatttcCCCGGCCCGCTCAATTTTAGGTCTAGGAGAGAGACATTTATTTCAAACCAGATCACGTCCAGTAtatttctggttttaaaaaaagaccTTTCCTGATCCTAAAACAAGTGCCTTTCCAAAAACAAACATGGATAAAATGCCCCCATCCCCTCTAGATTGAGAAAAATACTTaaattctttttttgggggggagatgCTGGAGGCGAGAAATATGGCTCTGGGAACTACATGTGGCCCATGATGGATTGCACTCATCCACACTCAAATAGAGAAGTTTCACACTAAatgcttttatctttttatactttGGATTAATGGGGCATTTATTTCTTCAAATTAGGATATCTGTCAGATTTCCATCATAAATGGACCCATTAAATCAGTTGAACTTACCGATGTGTCGACTCACTCTTCAGCAATTGATCCAATGTgctaaccaacaggattccaaccaCCTTGCATAACACCAAACAGTAATAGTTTAAAACAAAGTATTTTATTAATGGTACAAAATCAAACTTGTGGATCACAAGTGTAAATGAACACAGACCTTATATTAAAGTGTAGCTGAGTGCTCCTTTTTTGAAGCCCAATTGTGTAATTTCAGGGGCCTCAAAGTAAGAGACAGAAGCATTCCTTGCCAAATTGCAACCGAAACTGAAGTCTAATcgaggggattttttaaaattctcattGTGTTGCAATTCTATATGTATTTCTTTTCATTCCGCTTCTCAATAGTGGGAAGGAAGATTGGGAATGGAACCTCAATTACTCTGTAGCCTTATGTATGTTTCAATGAAAGCCAAGCCAGGTTTGATTGATACATTTTCGCCAGCATTTTTAGTAAAGTGTTTCAGAAGTGGGGGGAGGCAAAGTTTATTGATGTTCTGTAGGCTAGTGAAGCTACTCAGCATATGAGACGACATACTGTTTAgtaaaacaa
Encoded here:
- the rab20 gene encoding ras-related protein Rab-20, which encodes MKPDGKVVLLGDMNVGKTSLLHRYMERRFQETVSTVGGAFYLKQWGAHNISVWDTAGREQFHGLGSMYCRGAAAVILTYDVTNLQSMMELEDRFLALTDTASTDCIFAIVGNKVDLTDTCAFLHETEDNNPSEKPNNGLMSTKMKKQVHVEDAIALYKKILKYKMLDEKNVPAAEKMCFETSAKTGYKVDCLFETVFEMVVPVILQHKAEGLPQTIDLNSYKTTKSTQFVCCR